The genomic window GGCGGGCGCGCACGTCGAAGATGCGAGGCTCATTCCGCGGCGGGCTGACGGAGGCCGCTGGCGGCGAGCGCACTCCGCGCGGCGAGCGGCAGGCCGGGGCCCCGAGCAGCAGAGCGACGGAGATCAAGAGGACCGTGCGAAGGGAGGCGTGAGGCATGGCGGAAGCGTAGCCGAACTGGGCCGCAACGGTGTTATCGTGAAGGAGATGTGGCGCTGGACGCAGTCCGAAAGGGTCCCAGGTCTTGCTCTGCTGCTCGTCCTGGTCCTGGCATCGTTCGGGGGGTGCGCCGGATCGACTCCGATCGAGAGCCTCGCCACCGAGGATCCGCCGCTCGAACCCGATGGCGGGTCTTCCGTGGGACTCGACGCGGGAGAGCTTCCCGAGGGTGCCGGCGATGGGTCTCTGGATGGACGTGGCGCCGGGGCCGACGCCGCAGCCCGACCCGCCTCGTACCTCGTGCTCTGGGACACGCCGATGCGCTCCGAGGCGCGCGCCGACGCAGCGACGGTGAGGAGCGTGCTCCGGGGGTCGATCGTCGCGCCGGCGGACGCGAACGCTGCGGCGACGGGCGGCTATCTGAAGGTGAAGTTCCTCACCAAGACGGGCTGGATGCCCACCTCGCGCCTGGTCGGCGTCGCGCTCGGGACGAAGATGCGCGAGGTCGCGCTGGCGCATCCAAAGGCCTTCTTCAAGCGGCAGGTCTTCCACAGCGTGTGGAATCCGACGGGGCCCTCCACGAGCGGCAACTGTGCCCCCACAAGCCTCGCCATCGCGGTCAAGGCGCTCGGCAAGGAGCCGCCCGACCTGGACGTGGAGGAGAGCATCGACCGCGTGCGCAAGCTGATGGGCAAGGCCTCCGACTCCGGGGGGGCGACGCTCGACCAGGTGCGCACGGGCGTGGAGAAGCTCGGCCTCAAGTACGTGGCGATGGCCAAAGGGGGACTCGAGGCGCAGCTCGGCAAGGGGCGGCTGGTGGTGCTCGTGGGCACGCCCGGCGATGGCGGAGGCGGCTCCTCCACGGCCTACCAGAAGGCGTTCGCGACGGCCGGCTACGCGTACACCTTCGACGGGCGCCACTCGATCCTGGTCCTGGCGCTGCGCGCGTCGGGGAAGTACCTCGTGGCCGATCCGCTCTCGAAGCTCGGGCCGCTCGAGCTGACGCGGTCGCAGCTGCAGGATTTCTATGCCCGCTGGGGGGGCGAGGGGACCTCGATCTGGGCCGAGTAGTTTCGTTCTAGAACGCGAATCCCACTTGCACGATCTGCCGTTCGCGCCCCGGGGACACGCTCAGGATGACGCGGGTCTTCAGGTCGCGGTACTCCTTCTCGCGCTTGCTCCCCATGACCCAGAACGGAAGACCTACCGGCAGGGAGGCGAGCCCCACCATCAGGGTGGCCCACGCGGCGCCTTGAAAGGCCTTCTGGCTGGAATGCTCGTAGGCGGCGGGCATCAGGCCGGCGCCGGTCGCCGTGGCCACGATGCCGAGGAAGGTGAGCAGCATGCCGCCCAGCTTCAGGCTGCGGGCGTCGGCGATCTGATCGTCGAGCTGCTGCAGCGCGAGGAGCCTGCGCTGCGGGTCGAGCCCCGTCGTGGGGTGGACGGGTATGGCGGGCTCGGCGCGGGCCGTCGCGGCGGGCACGATGGTCAGGTTCGCGGTGGCCAGGGCGGCGAGCAGGGCGAAGACGGGGTGGCGCATGGAGGGCTCCTTTGTCGGCTCGGTGGTCGAGGGCCGTGGCTCGGACGGCACGGACCGTAGCGGCCGAAGACTGACAGGGCAAGCTACGTGCCGTCCCACTGCGTCGGCCAAAGGGCGGAAATGGCGTGACAGCCCTGCCGTGGCCTCGCGGCTCGGGGGCGTAGACGCGACAAGCTTGTCAGGGTGCGCATTGACCAGGCTATGGCCGGGCTCTAAAGATGCAGCTCGCGGCGACGTTCGTCGGGGAGGAAGCCGATGGTTCGAGCGTGGACACGAGGCGTGGCGGCGGCGGCGTTGCTCGGGGTCGGGGCCTGCACCACCCCCGTTTCGGAGGCGCCGGTCCCCGAGGGACGGGACTGGTACTTCGTGGCGGCGGGCTTTCGCCGGCACGTCGTGCGCAGCACCACGAGCAGCAGCACCTCGCATTCCGGCGGCAGAGCGTTCACGACGACCACCACGCTCACGCAGGCGAGCAGCGGGTACACGGGGGTGCGCGTCCCCCAGCGCGCCGGCGAACCGGTGCCCCCTTACCCGGGCTCCGACGAGCTGCTTCGATCGCGCAAGGAGCTCCTGCTGGCGCCGTTTCGGCCCCTCGGCGAGGCGCCGCTATGACCGCGCGCTTAGCGGCCTTGCGCGTGAGCCTCGGGATCCTCGGCGCCGCGACGGCGCTGGCCTGCGCCACTCCGGCGCGCCCCTACGGGCAGCCGGACTTCGTCCTCGAGCAGGTACCGACCTTCGTGGACTCCGCCGTGCGTGCGCCGGCCATGCCCCGGCTCCTCGTGCTCGGAGCGCTCGAGGACCACACCGTGCAGCCCGTGGGGGGCCAATACAACGAGGAGGAGTACCGGGTCTCGCCGCTCCTCCGCACCTTCTATTACTGGGCGCTCGCGCCGAAGGTGCTCGACGAGCTGCACGCGGGGCTGCGAGAGCGCGGAGCACGCGTGGTGAAGGAGTACCTGGACTCTGGCGCCCCCGCGCCCTTCCCATCGCCGCCGTATCCGCCGGGCCTGCTCGTGCTTCGGGGGAGCATCGAGTCCTTCGGGCTCGCGCGGCAGGTACACGGTGGGGACGTGCTGATCGCGGAGCTCGACCTGCGCCTGCTGCGGGGGGAGAGCGGCGAGCTGCTCTGGCGGGGAAGGCCCCGCGTCGCGTTTCGCAGCGCGTGGGCCCACGATCCCTTCCGGCGGCTCGGACAGGCCGTTTCGGCGGGGCTCCTCGGGGATCGGGCCTTTCGTGTGGCGATCGGAGGCGCGCCATGATGTTCCGCACTGCCGCCGCGTTGCTCGTGCTCGGCCTCGCCGCGTGCACGCAGCCCTATTCGATGCTCATCGCGGCTCCGGCGCCGCTGCGCCTGCCATCGGTCGGGCGACCGCCGAGCCTGTACGTGCGGCCGCCCGTGGACCTTCGCCCGCAGCTCGAGCGCGACGGGGATCGTCCGCGCGTGAAGTACTTCGTCTTCCTCGGCCTCACCTTCGTGAGCGCGAGCCGTGGAACGCACCTGACCGGGCCGGGGCACTTCCTGCCGACGCTGCTCCCCGAGCTGCACCAGAGCCTGCTGCTCCACCTGCGGTCGACGGGGCTCTTCGCCGAGGTCTCGCCCGCGCGCGGCGAGCTGAGCCTGGAGACAGAGCTCTTGCACCTCGTCGCGGCGCAGTACCAGGACGAGGAGGGGATGGCCACCCTCGGCGGAGGGAGCTTCGTCGACACGCGCAACTTCTTGCCGCACGGAACCGCGACGCTGCGCTTGCGCCTCCGACGCGGCAGCCGGCTACTCGCCGAGCGCGTCGTGCGAGGGACGTTCCTCGGGGGCCCCGAGGTGCGGATCTGGAACCTGGGGCAGGTGGCGAGGCAGGCTCTCGCGCAGGCTCTCGCGCAGGCGCGGCTGCAGGTGGCCTCCTGGGTCCTCGAGCAGGCCTACGCGGGGACGGATGGCGCGCGGATGCGAGCGCATTACGGCGAAGAGCACGAGAAGGGGCACACCTTCTTCGCGCACCTCGTGAAGCGAGATCGCACGGGGGTGGTATTCACGGAGCTTCACTGCCCTTCGGGGCGCGTCGTGCGCAGCCAGGAGGTCACCGGGATCCCGCTCGTAGGGTCCCCCGGCGAGTGGATCGTCAGCCCCTACGATCCGCAAGGGGTGCGTTACCCGGTGGTGGTTTACGACGGTCTGACGCAGCACCTGGCCGAGCACTTCGTGTTGCATCGCCTGGATCAGCTCGCCGCGTTCCATTACCTGGGGGCAAAATTGACCTACGTCAAGTAGGCACCGGCCTCATGTCACGTCGCGATTCTCCTCGGGGTCTAGCCTGACTGCAGATTCCCAGGAGGAACGACATGAGCCGCAAATCAAGCTGGATGGTGGGCGCGGCGCTATCGAGCGTCGCGCTATTGTTCACGGGGTGCGAGGGGCCGGCGGGTTCGGAAGGAAAGGCAGGTCCTCCGGGTGGAAACGCCTTGGTCCGGACCACCACCGAGCCGGCGAGCAAGACCTGCCCCGGAGGGGGAATCAAGGTCGAGGTGGGTCTCGACGCCAACGCCAACGGCACGCTAGAAGATGGAGAGGTGACGGCCGCCGCCACCTCGTACGTCTGTAACGGGACGGCGGCAGGCAAGAGCGCGCTCGTGAAGACCAGCGCCGAGCCCGCGGGCACGAACTGCGCGGGTGGTGGCATCAAGATCGAGACCGGCGTGGACGCCGACGGCAACGGCACGCTCGAGCCGACGGAGATCGTGGCCGCGCAGACGACCTACGTCTGCAACGGCGCCGCGGCCTCCGGGCCGACGGGCATCACCTCGCCCAGCACGGGGCTGAAGATCGAGGTCAAGTCCGTCAGTACCAAGGCGGGCGACCCGATCACGGTGCGCTTCCTGCTCAAGGACGATCGCGGCTTCCCGGTGGACATGGCCGGCAACTTCTCGGTGAACACGCCTATCGCGCCGCGCTTCGCGCTGGCCTGGTTCACCAAGGACAAGGACGGAAACGTCCTGCCCCTGAACGTCTACACCAAGAGCAACTCGGCGACCAACCCCACGCCGAACCCCACGGCCTACGCTCCGAGCGCCACGGCCACGACGGCCGGAACGATCAAGGAGAACGGCGTCGGCGCCGGCGACTACACCTATACCTTCCCCAGCACGGACACGGAGCCCGGGCCGCGGAAAGTGGCCTACGATGCGACGAAGCTGGACGAGACGCACGTGGTCTGGATCCAGGCCTCGCGCCAGACTGACCTCGTCTTCCCGACCAACGCGAACACCTTCTTCGCGGCGAACCAGGACTACTACTTCATCCCGAGCGGGAAGGGCACGCCGCTGTCGCGCGAGATCGTCTCGAACGACGGCTGCATCAAGTGCCACAGCAAGTTCAAGCCGGAGACGACGACCAGCAACGCCTTCCACGGCGGTGGCCGGATCAACGCGCTCTTCTGCAACGTCTGCCACAACCCGGACCGGAAGTCGAACCCGGCGGCGAACTCCGCCACCTTCGTGCACCGGATTCACCGCGGCGAGCACCTGCAGCCGGCGAATATCTTCGACGGCATCGCGGCGACCTATCCGCAGGACATCCGGAACTGCGACGCCTGCCACAAGGGCGCGGCGCAGGGGGCCCAGGCCCAGACCCGGCCGACGATCGCTTCCTGCGGGTCGTGCCACGACTACGTGGACTTCGCTGCCTCGACGAAGCCGGCCTGTACCAACCCGGTGACGGTGGACGCGAACGGCCTGCCCGTCCCGTGCAAGCACGTGGGCGGTGCCCAGGCGGACGACACGGGCTGCGCCGGCTGCCACAAGGCGGACTCCGTGCTGGCGAAGCACGAGCCGGTCATCCCGCCGGATCCCAAGAACGGGCTGATCGTGACGGGCGGTAGCAACAACACCAACGCCGCGTACGTGGCGGCGACGGGCTTCGTGCCCAAGGGCGCGGCGGTGATCACCTACGACGTGAAGAGCGTGGACGCGGTGGCGGACGACACCATCAAGCCCAACAAGCGCCTCGCCATCACCTTCAAGCTGAAGAAGGACGGCAAGGACGTGGTCTTCCAGACCTACGCGGCGGGCACCACCACCGAGCTCATGGCGGGCTTCGTGGGTTCGCCGAGCGTCTACTTCGCCTTCGCCGTGCCGCAGGACGGCATCGAGAAGCCGGCCGATTTCAACGCCTCGGCCAGCGGCTACATCAAGAACATCTGGAACGGCACCGCGACCGGCACCGCCGCCGGGACCATCACGGGCCCGGACGCGAGCGGCTACTACACGATCAAGCTCACCGGCGTGCAGCTCCCCGAGAAGGCCACGATGCTGACCGGTGGCCTCGGCTACAGCTACAACATCAGCACGGCGCTGCCGCTCACGCAGATCGACCTTCCGGCCTATCCGTACACGGCCGACAAGAAGCAGGGCGGGCTCGTCGTGCCGCCGCCGAACGTCTGGAAGGTGGCCACGGGCTTCACCGGCCGCCGCGCGATCGTAGACAACGCGAAGTGCAAGAACTGCCACGGAACCCTCGGTGTGGCGCCCTCCTTCCACGCCGGGCAGCGTAACGACGGTCCGACGTGCTCCTTCTGCCACACCCCGAACCGCGCCAGCTCCGGGTGGTCGGCGGGCTCCGAGTACTTCATCCACGCGGTGCACGCGGGCCGCAAGCGCACGCAGCACTTCACCTGGCACGCGACCAAGAAGGGGCCCGGCTACGGGGAGATCGAGTTCCCGAGCCCGCTCAACGACTGCAAGGTCTGTCACGTGGCGAACACCTACGACCTGACGGCGTCGGCGAACCTCACGGCGCTGGCCAACCGGACGGTCATCACGACGGCCACGGGCAAGTACAACAGTGACCCGCTCGTGAACTCCACCTACTACACGCTGGCACCGTACGTGGTGGCGGACAACCTGAAGGACTACGGCGCGGGCTTCTCCTTCGCCGGAGCCACCGGCCTCGCGACGCAGGCCGCCGGCACGACCCTGGTCATGTCGCAGCTCACGGGTGTCTGCTCGGCCTGCCACGATAGCCCCGTGGCGCGGACGCACATGACGACCCACGGTGGCAGCTTCTACGCCCCGCGGTCTCAGGTCCTCGCGGCCGGGAACACCGAGCAGTGCATGATGTGCCACGGCCCGGGTCGCATCGGGGCCATCGGCCTCGTGCACCAGCGGTAACCCGCGACGCGTAGTCCCACCTCCGTCCGCCTCCTCGGGCTCAGGGGAGGCGGACGAGACGTCCCGCGACCTTCAGGCTGATCGACCCGCAGCTCGGGCAGCGCAGCCCGACCTGCCCCATGCCCCCTCCGCCCCCACCGGCCCCCGCGCCGCCCACCCTCGGAGCGACCACGCCGAGAGCGGAGACTCCGTCCTGAAGGAGCGTGGCCCCGTCGCCTCCGTCGGTGACGGCGCCCGTCGTGCCTCGCACTCCCTTGCCTCCCGAGGCCGCGTCCGCGTTGCAGTTCACGGGACCATCCTCGCCGGCCTGACTCGACTCGGTGTCACCCGCATCGGCGTGCACTCCACCGCCGCCGGCGCCCCCCTTGGTGGTGAGGCACCCGGAGCCGGAGACGTCGAAGCTCTCGAGGAGGATCGTGCCTCCCGCGCCGCCTCCGCCCCCTCCGGCGGAGCTGTCGTTGGCCGTGGCCCCGCCGCCGCCGCCGCCGGTAGCCACGATCTTTCCGTCCAGGCGCAGGCGTTCGCGGGCGCTGAGCTGGATCGCGCCGCCCCCACCGCCGCCTGTGCCGGCCGTGGCCGTGGCGTGGATGTTTCCGCCGGAGGCGCCGCCGCTCCCACCGACGAGCGGCGAGAACGGATTCGCGATGGTTCCGCCTCCCGTTGGTGGGGTGGCGCATGCACTGATGTCGGCCCCTCCGGAGCCCCCTGCCGTACCGTTTCCGCCGCCACCCCCTCCGCAGTCATCGCTCGCGGCGATGCTGCAGCCGCAGCTCGTGCCGCTCGCGGGCCCGAGTCCCGCCGCGTAGCCGCCGGCCCCGGCGGTGCTCTGCGAGGCCGTGAGGTCGATGCCGTTCCCCGAGGTGATCTCGACCCGGTCGGCGACGATGATGAGGGGTGCCGTGCCGCGCACGTTGAGCTGCGAGTCCACGGTCAGGGTGCGCAGGACCCAGAGACAGGCCGGCTGGCCGCCGCCGCTCTGCACGAGGCGCAGCTTGCCGTGCGTGCCGCCGCAGGGGCCGGTGAGCTGCTTTGCTTCGCAGGTCGTGGTGTCGAGGAGGGCCGGCGCGTCGAGGCGCAGGTCCCCGCAGCTCGAGACGGCGCTGAGCTGCGCTGCGGTCACGTTGCTCACGGCGAGGCAGCTCCCCGTCGAGGTGCAGCCGAGGGTGCAGCCCGGTGCGCACAGGGGCTGGGCGTCGCGCGCAAGGACGAGGTCGGTGGCCCCGTCGCGAGGCCGGCCATCGGGAAGGCTCCCCAGGTCGCCCGCGTCGCGAGGCCCGCGGTCCCCCGTGCCGTCGAGCACGGTGCCCCGGTCCGCGGCTGCGTCACGAGGACCGCTCGCGTCCGTGTTCGCGTACGGTGCCACCGTATGACAGGCCGAGGCGGCGGCGAGGACCCAGGGAAGCAGGCTGCGCATGGCGTCATTCTAGCGGCACGGCGGGGGGACCGGTAGCGGGCCGGCCCGTGGAGGTGTGATCGCAGACCGTCGGTCAAGGGTGCCGGGGGAGATGGTGACACTGGCCAGGGAGGAGTGGGCGACGTCGTGCAAGCGCGCGTTGGGCCGACGCGCGGGGGGTGAGCGAGAGCGCGAGCGGCGGTGGGCGCTTGCGGACGGCCGGGGTGGATCGGTGCGGCGGGAGGGGGGTCGCGTGTGGGGGCTGTTGTTTTGGTTTTGTTGTTGGTGTGTGCAACCACAGACATCCTTGACGCCAGACCCGCGTTCGAATAGTATTGGCCCTATTCATGACGGCACGCAAACGCAAATCCTCCTCGGGTAGTGACAGGTCTGCGGGCACGCGTGTTCCGGCGGGTTCTGCGAAGCAGCTCCCGTTGCCACTGCGGGAGGCGACGGGGTGGGGCGGGAAGCGCGAGGGCGCGGGGCGTAAGAAGCAGCCGGGGAGTGGACTGCCGCACCGGACGCGACCGCTGCTCGCGAGCCGGTTTCCGGTGCACGTGACGATGAAGGTCGTGTCAGACCTCCCGAACCTGCGCGCGAAGCCGCAGCTCCGGGTGATCGAGGGCGCATTTCGGGCGGCACTCGGCCGCCACGGGCTCAATCTCGCGCACTACTCGATCGAGAAGAACCACCTGCACCTCATCACCGAGGCCAAAGACCGGGACGTGCTCATGAAGGGGCTCAGGGGCCTGGCGATTCGCCTCGCCCGGCGACTCAACGACCGTCTCGGGCGCCACGGCCGGGTCTTCGCCGACCGCTACCACCAGCGCATCTTGAAGACGCCGAGCGAGACCAGGCACGCCGTCGCCTATGTGCTCCAGAACCGACGGAAACACTGCGCAGAGCGCGGCAAGTGGGTGCCCAGGCGTGAGCTCGATCCGTGCTCCTCGGCGCTTTATCTCGTGGGCGGCTGGAAGGACGTCGCGCCGGTGCCGCCCTCGGGAGAGCCTACGGTCGGCGAGCCACGAACCTGGCTCCTGCAGACGGGCTGGAAGCTTCGAGGGCGGCTGCGCACAGACGGAGTCCCAGGACGCTGAGCTTCGAGAGGACGGCGGGCGAGTGCGCGGGCCGCGTGATGGAGCTCCGAAAACAACTCGTCGTGGGGGCCGACGCCGTGGTGGACCGGGGAGGACAACCTTCCCGGTCCACCCGACCCCTCTCCGCGGGCGCGGCTAGCTTGGATCGTTGCGAGGTGGCGACCGGCGTGGTCGAAGGCCGCGGACAGGCGGTTGCGATGGCGCGTAGGTGCGCGAGGTTCGACGTGCGCCCGGTGGCACGTGCCCTGCTTCTCGTGAATCCGCCGCGCACAGGGAGGCTCGAGCTCCCTCTGCGCGGCGGCGAAGGGTCCTCGTGCAAGGGGGTCGGCTCCGGTGCATCGTCTCCCGCTACTTCTCGTGTTGGTCCTGGTCGCGCGCTCCGCGTTCGCGGCTCCCGTGGTTCCCGGCCTCGACTACGAGGTGCTCCCCGGGAAGTTCAAGGGAGGTCCCGTGCACGTCCTCCGCGTCGACCTCGCGCGGCTGCGGATCGTGCAGACCGATCCGTCGAAGGTGCTACAGCGTTCGGCGGCCGCGTTCGCCAAGGCCACCTCGGCGCTCGCCGTGGCGAACTCCAACTTCTACGTGGATGCCGCCAAGGGGCCTCCCGTGGGGCTGCTCGTCGGGG from Deltaproteobacteria bacterium includes these protein-coding regions:
- a CDS encoding OmcA/MtrC family decaheme c-type cytochrome, whose translation is MSRKSSWMVGAALSSVALLFTGCEGPAGSEGKAGPPGGNALVRTTTEPASKTCPGGGIKVEVGLDANANGTLEDGEVTAAATSYVCNGTAAGKSALVKTSAEPAGTNCAGGGIKIETGVDADGNGTLEPTEIVAAQTTYVCNGAAASGPTGITSPSTGLKIEVKSVSTKAGDPITVRFLLKDDRGFPVDMAGNFSVNTPIAPRFALAWFTKDKDGNVLPLNVYTKSNSATNPTPNPTAYAPSATATTAGTIKENGVGAGDYTYTFPSTDTEPGPRKVAYDATKLDETHVVWIQASRQTDLVFPTNANTFFAANQDYYFIPSGKGTPLSREIVSNDGCIKCHSKFKPETTTSNAFHGGGRINALFCNVCHNPDRKSNPAANSATFVHRIHRGEHLQPANIFDGIAATYPQDIRNCDACHKGAAQGAQAQTRPTIASCGSCHDYVDFAASTKPACTNPVTVDANGLPVPCKHVGGAQADDTGCAGCHKADSVLAKHEPVIPPDPKNGLIVTGGSNNTNAAYVAATGFVPKGAAVITYDVKSVDAVADDTIKPNKRLAITFKLKKDGKDVVFQTYAAGTTTELMAGFVGSPSVYFAFAVPQDGIEKPADFNASASGYIKNIWNGTATGTAAGTITGPDASGYYTIKLTGVQLPEKATMLTGGLGYSYNISTALPLTQIDLPAYPYTADKKQGGLVVPPPNVWKVATGFTGRRAIVDNAKCKNCHGTLGVAPSFHAGQRNDGPTCSFCHTPNRASSGWSAGSEYFIHAVHAGRKRTQHFTWHATKKGPGYGEIEFPSPLNDCKVCHVANTYDLTASANLTALANRTVITTATGKYNSDPLVNSTYYTLAPYVVADNLKDYGAGFSFAGATGLATQAAGTTLVMSQLTGVCSACHDSPVARTHMTTHGGSFYAPRSQVLAAGNTEQCMMCHGPGRIGAIGLVHQR